The Osmia lignaria lignaria isolate PbOS001 chromosome 14, iyOsmLign1, whole genome shotgun sequence genome has a window encoding:
- the LOC117607151 gene encoding uncharacterized protein LOC117607151 isoform X4, with product MPKIFLIKNRLHQQQLRLLEAQHLGKSPPPGSGRDSPIGSSEPLSLIVNKHQYRDKTDDDRATTPESLRSTSPASSPPPQWQSTSTPTSTPPRRFISSILGGDVPYGSRGHVLTRAERKEYSSPPIAPSSSDASQFLTKSEKLVLPRPSTPPKTPRVEPPTRVSVIQRVPSQNQSASRREDKVEMPQTQEPEQEQPIDYAVPKRKEEDEERGREGAKVSRAIGNSIARPLLAMRLSGPQVVHAAAGHGRSSSSGNNGSSGSSGGSNNSGSSSSSSSGGTGNYCSGGAVTGGSGGGGAVGGGAGGGGMNPGGNGGRGNYGPSSPPTGSLPPFYESLKGGNNLANFANQYNSTQGNGYLTPSPTVGMECDTGQQDVNSQHSQYNAQEGKQYSLLQNVCASYGLTLKEEEDLSPYKIQANDLLSGQYSTYDMTDTGMMVDMVTGAVVDPLQFTATLTFSSPSDHTALLESLGDAADLFLPRLPAEDGSNDLLEESLHSPASAGSGIGQDAGQMTTPVEPSVDPFPEHSMALTRGFDTSRHYTAAPQHFSTSKLGLAYTTGESSYQSVSKERPELALHINQNHQNQSEPQLQQLQIQVQLQHQQQQQQTAPSPHQQHQGLLSPGLSFTGSGLELDSGSSVGGSLPSPGAASCSLDTASTSTSPSCALMEHAPSPATTVSTASVQPTGPVGEPPLTQRLGLPGDCQLEFVNGGHGIKNPLAIEGQRQAAANREEERATRPPPGKDDDPNRFTCRVCSKNFSLQRLLNRHMKCHSDVKRYLCTFCGKGFNDTFDLKRHTRTHTGVRPYKCNLCEKSFTQRCSLESHCLKVHGVQHQYAYKERRTKVYVCEECGHTTQEPEVHYLHLKDKHPYSPALLKFYDKRHFKFTNSNFANMLLQGGLLQRDSRNADSCVKSASKSLEAPLQRATTLLHLGRASSF from the exons ATGCCGAAGATATTCCTGATCAAGAACCGGCTGCATCAGCAGCAACTGAGGCTGCTCGAAGCACAGCACCTTGGCAAGAGCCCGCCACCAGGTAGCGGCAGGGACAGTCCCATTGGCAGCTCTGAGCCCCTCAGTCTAATCGTCAACAAACACCAAT ATCGCGATAAAACGGACGACGATCGTGCGACGACCCCGGAATCCTTACGCAGCACTAGTCCAGCTTCTTCACCGCCACCGCAATGGCAATCGACCAGCACGCCGACCAGCACACCACCTAGACGCTTCATCTCGAGTATCTTGGGCGGAGATGTCCCGTACGGAAGCAGAGGTCACGTTTTGACCCGGGCTGAACGCAAAGAGTATAGCAGCCCGCCGATCGCACCATCCTCCAGCGATGCTTCTCAATTTCTCACGAAATCAGAGAAGCTGGTGCTGCCAAGACCCAGCACCCCTCCAAAGACACCGAGAGTCGAACCACCTACCAGGGTCTCCGTCATCCAAAGGGTTCCCTCTCAGAATCAATCAGCTTCTAGGAGAGAGGACAAAGTTGAGATGCCACAGACCCAAGAACCAGAACAG GAACAGCCTATCGATTACGCCGTCCcgaagagaaaggaagaggacGAGGAACGAGGCCGCGAAGGCGCAAAAGTGTCGCGTGCGATCGGTAATTCGATCGCTAGGCCTTTGTTAGCCATGCGACTGTCCGGTCCTCAGGTCGTCCACGCAGCGGCCGGCCACGGAAGATCCTCCAGTTCCGGTAATAACGGTAGTTCCGGTTCGAGCGGCGGATCCAACAACTCTGGCAGTTCGTCGTCGTCGAGTTCGGGCGGAACTGGCAATTATTGTAGCGGTGGCGCGGTGACCGGTGGCAGCGGAGGAGGCGGCGCGGTCGGCGGTGGCGCCGGGGGCGGTGGAATGAATCCCGGAGGGAACGGCGGTCGTGGAAACTACGGACCCAGTTCGCCGCCCACCGGATCCCTTCCACCCTTCTACGAGTCCCTCAAAGGCGGCAACAACCTGGCGAATTTCGCTAATCAGTACAACAGCACTCAAG GAAATGGATACTTGACGCCATCGCCGACGGTGGGAATGGAGTGCGACACGGGCCAACAGGATGTCAATTCCCAGCATTCTCAATACAACGCCCAAGAAGGAAAACAATACTCTCTTTTGCAAAATGTCTGCGCGTCCTATGGTTTGACgttgaaagaagaagaggatctGTCGCCGTATAAGATCCAAGCGAACGACCTCCTATCCGGACAGTACAGCACCTACGATATGACGGATACCGGGATGATGGTGGACATGGTGACAGGTGCCGTGGTGGATCCTCTTCAATTCACTGCCACTCTAACCTTCAGTTCACCGTCGGATCACACGGCCCTTTTGGAAAGTTTGGGCGACGCTGCTGACCTATTTCTACCAAGGCTACCCGCCGAAGATGGTAGCAACGATCTTCTCGAGGAGTCGTTGCATTCGCCTGCTTCGGCTGGAAGCGGTATCGGTCAGGATGCCGGTCAGATGACCACTCCCGTCGAGCCTAGCGTCGATCCTTTCCCGGAGCACAGCATGGCCTTGACCAGAGGTTTCGATACGTCTAG GCACTACACGGCGGCTCCTCAACATTTCAGCACCTCTAAATTAGGCTTGGCATACACGACGGGCGAGTCGAGTTATCAGTCGGTCTCGAAAGAACGTCCAGAACTGGCGCTTCACATCAATCAGAATCATCAGAATCAGTCGGAACCACAGTTGCAGCAGTTGCAGATACAGGTTCAATTACAGcatcagcaacaacagcaacagacTGCTCCCTCGCCTCACCAACAACATCAAGGACTCCTGAGCCCAGGATTAAGCTTCACCGGTAGTG GTCTGGAACTGGATTCAGGGAGCAGCGTAGGTGGAAGTTTGCCAAGTCCCGGTGCAGCCAGTTGTTCGTTGGATACCGCATCGACCAGCACGTCACCTTCGTGCGCCTTGATGGAACACGCCCCCAGCCCAGCTACCACAGTGTCCACGGCATCCGTACAGCCGACCGGGCCCGTTGGAGAACCACCACTGACGCAACGG CTGGGACTGCCTGGTGATTGTCAGTTGGAGTTCGTTAACGGTGGCCACGGAATTAAAAATCCTTTGGCTATCGAGGGTCAGAGACAGGCAGCTGCTAATCGCGAGGAAGAGAGGGCAACCCGACCTCCGCCTGGCAAG gACGACGATCCAAACCGGTTCACGTGTCGTGTGTGTAGCAAGAACTTCAGCCTACAACGATTACTGAATCGTCACATGAAGTGTCACAGCGACGTGAAACGTTACTTATGCACATTCTGTGGCAAAGGCTTCAACGACACGTTCGACTTGAAGAGGCACACCAGGACGCACACAGGCGTTCGACCCTACAAGTGCAATCTTTGTGAGAAGAGCTTTACCCAGAGGTGCTCTCTGGAAAGTCACTGCCTTAAGGTTCATGGTGTTCAGCATCAGTACGCGTATAAGGAACGTCGCACCAAG GTGTACGTGTGCGAGGAATGTGGTCACACGACGCAGGAGCCGGAGGTTCATTACCTTCACCTGAAAGATAAGCACCCGTACAGCCCGGCTCTGTTGAAGTTCTACGATAAGCGACACTTCAAGTTCACCAACAGCAATTTCGCCAACATGCTGCTCCAG GGTGGCCTGTTGCAACGGGACTCGCGGAATGCGGACAGCTGCGTAAAGTCTGCCTCGAAAAGCCTCGAGGCGCCTCTTCAACGCGCCACGACGTTATTGCATTTGGGTCGGGCGTCCAGCTTCTGA